A DNA window from Nitrospira sp. contains the following coding sequences:
- a CDS encoding hypothetical protein (Evidence 4 : Unknown function but conserved in other organisms; MaGe:77310254) — protein MNILCVFGQHAYGDPARGEGYEYANFLPAFRRLGHKVSFFESFAREPYADFAALNRELLRRVEEFSPDIVFCVLMQYEVWVESMRLIRRTGALLVNWSTDDSWKYSMFSRLIGAEFDLYVTTYPHLVERYRKDGIAGVCLSQWAANAEALVTPVSAVDCRYAVSFVGAAYGHRQAMVEALRHAGIDVACFGHGWPAGPIETQEIATIVRSSQVSLNFSEDSQQGVKGPAGRQIKARVFEVPGYGGCLLTEEAPSLERFFIKGEEILTFEGRSELLRTVHSLLVDSARRDAIARQGFDRVSKEHTYDRRFADIFGKLIKRVEPRERRPIDWPVFDAVARQHALGIMLRALRTVLLFFARLVWGRRRGARAARRMIFELSWRLCGTHTYSAAGWPGRMFYKES, from the coding sequence ATGAATATCCTCTGCGTCTTCGGACAGCACGCCTACGGTGATCCTGCGAGGGGTGAAGGGTATGAGTATGCGAACTTTCTGCCGGCGTTTCGCCGTCTGGGCCACAAGGTCAGTTTCTTTGAATCTTTTGCTCGCGAACCGTATGCGGACTTTGCGGCGCTGAATCGGGAGCTCTTGCGTCGGGTGGAAGAGTTTTCTCCGGACATCGTCTTCTGTGTGTTGATGCAGTACGAGGTTTGGGTCGAATCCATGCGCCTGATTCGCAGGACGGGCGCCCTTTTAGTGAATTGGTCGACGGATGACTCTTGGAAATACTCGATGTTCTCTCGGCTGATCGGAGCGGAGTTCGATCTCTATGTGACGACCTATCCGCATCTGGTTGAGCGGTACCGGAAAGATGGTATTGCAGGTGTATGCCTTTCTCAATGGGCCGCGAATGCGGAAGCCCTTGTCACTCCAGTTTCTGCGGTTGACTGCCGGTATGCCGTGAGTTTCGTTGGCGCTGCATACGGGCATCGGCAGGCCATGGTCGAAGCCTTGCGCCATGCTGGGATCGATGTGGCTTGCTTTGGGCATGGATGGCCTGCAGGGCCGATTGAAACGCAGGAGATTGCCACGATTGTCCGGTCGTCGCAGGTCAGCCTCAACTTTAGCGAGGATTCTCAACAGGGGGTGAAGGGGCCAGCAGGCCGTCAAATCAAGGCACGAGTGTTTGAAGTCCCGGGATATGGCGGGTGTTTGCTCACGGAGGAAGCTCCAAGCCTAGAGCGTTTTTTTATCAAAGGAGAGGAGATTCTGACGTTCGAAGGGCGCAGTGAGTTACTGCGTACCGTTCACTCGCTACTGGTTGACTCTGCGCGGCGAGATGCCATTGCGCGACAGGGTTTCGATCGGGTGAGCAAGGAGCATACTTATGATCGGCGCTTTGCCGATATCTTTGGAAAATTGATAAAGCGGGTTGAGCCGCGTGAACGCCGACCTATCGATTGGCCGGTGTTTGATGCTGTGGCACGCCAGCATGCTTTGGGGATAATGCTTCGCGCACTTAGAACGGTGTTACTGTTCTTCGCCCGACTGGTGTGGGGGAGGCGTCGGGGGGCTCGTGCGGCGCGCCGAATGATATTTGAACTATCTTGGCGCCTTTGCGGAACGCACACTTATTCTGCCGCGGGATGGCCTGGCCGCATGTTCTACAAGGAAAGTTGA
- a CDS encoding conserved membrane protein of unknown function (Evidence 4 : Unknown function but conserved in other organisms; MaGe:77310253) → MSRWNSGFVIIALAAWILIFLAGVNSYNGSKGMYCVFSLIFLMVISSAFLGVVSYSYIFTCCFLFVGLWFKMSLHAWEEQSYAEPVGYFDGSGHAWDTVLLVCSIGGVGVIGARILYQRFDFMLARRVRPEVSGMPNVPEGYRVWRLRFWMGLGGIVILSLAANEMFGLLKLGHTPQWYLPWPLHGIYGWLMSVGLSLVIGTLMWWDVCAGFGVQVGALCLFFESVLVSVSAFSRGLYFLQTLPFLVLVLANGPRLIGHGWKRLAGFAAVWLLGLLITIASANYFRHYTAESIQPHWLSQGKPLTTQGIESIAEAGEHLLTRWARHLAVDRWPGLEGVMAVSSYPEKGLRLLLQVATVRRHVNKADFYTAEVARSGLTDEDAKKFHYASVAGPIAFLFYSGSLWCVCIGMCILTFVVMACERGLAGLTGNSVMCAVFGAYAAFLLVQISGGLSQPAASLLFTIMVVLALHYWRVIAYARQCIAAWSNPSPRA, encoded by the coding sequence ATGAGCCGGTGGAATAGTGGTTTCGTAATCATTGCGTTGGCTGCGTGGATCTTGATTTTTCTGGCAGGGGTGAATTCATATAATGGATCGAAGGGAATGTATTGTGTGTTCTCTCTGATTTTTCTAATGGTGATCAGCTCAGCCTTCCTCGGCGTCGTGTCCTACAGTTATATCTTTACCTGTTGTTTCCTCTTTGTTGGACTTTGGTTCAAGATGAGCCTGCACGCATGGGAAGAGCAGTCCTACGCGGAACCTGTCGGATACTTTGACGGATCGGGTCATGCCTGGGATACCGTGTTGCTTGTCTGTAGTATTGGAGGGGTAGGAGTAATTGGTGCAAGAATACTCTATCAAAGATTCGATTTTATGCTTGCGCGGAGGGTCCGGCCCGAGGTCTCGGGTATGCCTAATGTCCCTGAAGGCTATCGTGTCTGGCGGTTAAGGTTTTGGATGGGGTTAGGGGGCATTGTTATCTTAAGCCTTGCGGCGAACGAGATGTTTGGCTTGCTCAAGCTGGGGCATACCCCTCAATGGTATCTGCCGTGGCCTCTGCATGGAATATATGGATGGCTAATGAGCGTCGGGCTTTCGCTGGTCATTGGCACATTGATGTGGTGGGATGTTTGTGCTGGTTTCGGTGTCCAAGTTGGTGCCCTCTGTCTTTTCTTTGAATCTGTTCTTGTAAGTGTCTCTGCGTTCAGTCGGGGCCTGTATTTCCTTCAGACCCTTCCGTTCTTGGTATTGGTCCTGGCCAATGGACCGAGACTCATTGGGCATGGCTGGAAGCGGCTCGCTGGGTTTGCCGCAGTATGGTTGTTGGGCTTGTTGATTACAATTGCGAGCGCGAACTACTTTCGTCATTACACCGCTGAATCGATCCAGCCGCATTGGCTCAGTCAAGGAAAACCATTGACCACTCAGGGTATCGAGTCCATTGCGGAAGCCGGAGAGCATCTTTTGACAAGGTGGGCAAGGCATCTTGCCGTAGATCGCTGGCCTGGTCTCGAGGGAGTGATGGCAGTGTCCTCATATCCCGAAAAGGGGCTGCGATTGCTATTGCAAGTCGCAACTGTTCGGCGTCATGTAAACAAAGCGGATTTCTATACAGCTGAAGTCGCACGCTCTGGCTTGACGGATGAAGACGCCAAGAAATTCCATTACGCCAGCGTGGCAGGTCCTATTGCGTTTCTTTTCTATTCTGGGTCTCTGTGGTGCGTGTGTATCGGCATGTGCATCCTGACATTTGTTGTCATGGCGTGCGAGCGGGGCCTTGCTGGCCTCACCGGAAATTCTGTTATGTGCGCAGTCTTTGGCGCCTATGCCGCGTTTCTCTTAGTTCAAATTAGTGGTGGGTTGAGCCAGCCCGCCGCGTCGCTTCTCTTTACCATAATGGTTGTCCTGGCCCTGCATTATTGGCGCGTGATTGCTTACGCGAGGCAGTGCATCGCTGCTTGGTCAAATCCCTCCCCGCGAGCATGA
- a CDS encoding hypothetical protein (Evidence 4 : Unknown function but conserved in other organisms; MaGe:77310250), which translates to MTVRLKDFLRRWVLPFVDPRQLASLALLPQYFLEMKRFRGLAQDEAVALSETYPCLSDRLTRTPFDPHYLYQGAWLARRLSATKPQLHVDVGSSVMMLSVLSASVPIAFLDYRPLAVELSGLHCVAGTGTRLPFLDDSIASLSCLHVIEHIGLGRYGDPLDPQGSRQAAGELARVLRPGGRLFLSVPVGRERVCFNAHRVFSPSTIQSFLPELRLETFSLVNDGGQFRDRAAVETAAALEYGCGMFEFVKTRE; encoded by the coding sequence ATGACCGTTCGTCTGAAAGATTTTTTGCGCCGCTGGGTTCTTCCGTTTGTCGATCCTCGCCAACTCGCTTCCCTTGCGTTGCTTCCTCAATATTTCCTGGAGATGAAACGATTCCGGGGATTAGCCCAAGACGAGGCCGTTGCGTTAAGTGAAACCTATCCGTGTCTTTCCGATCGCCTGACCAGAACGCCGTTTGACCCGCACTATTTGTATCAAGGCGCCTGGCTTGCGCGACGCCTTTCGGCAACGAAACCCCAACTTCATGTGGATGTTGGCTCCAGCGTGATGATGCTGAGCGTGCTTTCCGCGAGTGTCCCCATCGCATTTTTGGATTACCGTCCGCTCGCGGTGGAATTGTCTGGATTACATTGCGTGGCGGGGACTGGCACAAGGTTGCCATTTCTCGATGATTCGATTGCCTCTCTTTCTTGTCTGCATGTGATCGAGCATATCGGATTGGGCCGGTATGGCGACCCCCTCGATCCCCAAGGCAGTCGGCAGGCAGCCGGCGAGCTGGCGCGTGTGTTGCGTCCTGGCGGTCGGCTGTTTCTGTCAGTGCCGGTTGGTCGTGAGCGCGTATGTTTTAATGCGCATCGTGTGTTCAGTCCCTCGACTATTCAATCGTTCCTTCCCGAACTACGACTAGAGACATTTTCGCTTGTGAATGATGGCGGGCAATTTAGGGATCGTGCAGCGGTTGAGACTGCAGCAGCTCTTGAATATGGGTGTGGCATGTTTGAGTTTGTGAAGACTCGTGAATAG
- a CDS encoding conserved membrane protein of unknown function (Evidence 4 : Unknown function but conserved in other organisms; MaGe:77310252) translates to MLKSAWQDILKQIVNRGWGLSWTIFGQLAYFLGVAVGVKLLTSYLGPRAFGVMALGLTVAGIGNLVFYGPFAQAALRFYTVCEKDGWLDRYFSTIVRYLRVSTVSVVALAAGLSAGVFLLMGEEGAGILFFSLIFLAASGVSVVQVAIHNASGNHRTVAVIQGTEAWARVVFAMTGILLVGPTATVALAGYATASVCVAVFLWRRLRQSVREVGKVLEAHGAANQVITRQMVGYAVPFMAFSVFGVITSFGDRWMIKLCCGLVEVGVYAALYQVAYAPLVILSNAITQVFLPLVYRHAGDGSEAVNLRRARNAHWKVLAAAGFCLLGWVVVTYVLGEPLLRLITTPEFAQSYGLLWVVASGGAIFYFGQFLIFEGLYKLQPQRYVFSKALHACVFFLTSWWLLSGGQGVYGVAIASIGGGGAYVGAILYANASSQTRDVRLRFPIPSRFESGKQ, encoded by the coding sequence ATGCTGAAATCGGCCTGGCAAGACATCCTCAAGCAGATCGTTAATCGCGGCTGGGGATTGAGTTGGACCATCTTCGGTCAATTGGCGTATTTCTTGGGTGTGGCAGTGGGAGTCAAGCTGCTGACCTCCTATCTTGGACCGCGGGCATTTGGAGTGATGGCGTTAGGGCTGACTGTGGCTGGGATCGGGAATCTTGTGTTCTACGGCCCTTTCGCACAAGCAGCATTACGATTTTATACAGTTTGTGAAAAAGATGGATGGTTGGACAGGTATTTCTCGACTATTGTTCGATACCTGAGAGTGTCGACTGTCAGCGTTGTTGCTCTGGCTGCAGGTCTCAGTGCGGGAGTCTTCTTACTAATGGGGGAGGAAGGAGCGGGGATTCTGTTCTTTTCGTTGATCTTCCTGGCCGCCAGCGGAGTCAGTGTTGTGCAAGTAGCCATCCACAATGCCTCCGGCAACCATCGTACCGTCGCAGTTATACAGGGAACTGAAGCATGGGCGCGAGTCGTTTTTGCGATGACGGGAATCCTTCTTGTCGGGCCAACAGCAACAGTAGCATTGGCGGGATACGCCACGGCGAGTGTGTGTGTGGCGGTATTTCTTTGGAGGCGGCTGCGTCAAAGCGTTCGAGAGGTTGGGAAAGTTCTCGAAGCGCATGGGGCGGCCAATCAGGTGATAACCCGTCAAATGGTCGGGTATGCGGTTCCATTCATGGCATTTTCGGTTTTCGGAGTTATTACATCGTTCGGTGATCGTTGGATGATTAAACTGTGTTGCGGATTGGTGGAGGTCGGAGTGTATGCCGCGCTCTATCAAGTCGCGTACGCGCCCTTAGTGATCTTGTCAAATGCGATTACTCAGGTTTTTCTTCCCTTAGTCTATAGGCACGCCGGAGATGGCTCTGAGGCAGTGAATTTGCGGAGAGCGCGAAACGCTCATTGGAAAGTGCTAGCGGCGGCTGGATTCTGTCTCCTTGGGTGGGTCGTCGTCACCTATGTCTTGGGTGAACCGCTGCTGAGACTGATCACGACTCCGGAATTTGCGCAAAGCTATGGCCTATTATGGGTGGTGGCAAGCGGAGGCGCGATTTTTTACTTCGGGCAGTTTTTGATTTTTGAAGGTTTATATAAACTGCAGCCTCAACGGTACGTGTTTTCTAAGGCACTGCACGCATGTGTATTTTTTTTGACGTCATGGTGGCTATTGAGCGGAGGGCAAGGAGTGTATGGTGTCGCGATTGCTTCGATTGGGGGAGGGGGGGCGTATGTCGGTGCGATTTTGTACGCAAATGCCTCCTCTCAGACCAGGGATGTTCGATTGCGATTTCCCATTCCCTCACGCTTTGAATCAGGCAAGCAATGA
- a CDS encoding Glycosyltransferase (MaGe:77310255): MADTLITVAMSVHNGAKTVKAAIHSVLWQTYPDWELLVVNDASTDATGRILRQFQDPRIQVIDEQQQKGLAVRLNHCVMQARGRYIARMDADDIAYPDRFERQFRYLESHPEVDVLGHGAVLFTDAGRVLGVYPTACTHEEICRRPWWGFPLAHPTWMGKRLWFTHYRYDDALTKGQDQDVLLRSYRTSRFAALSDPLLGYRIEGISASKSWRGRVNYCRQLARQTHDASSAFTAMRGMLTHSLALGRDVLLETTGSLSQRSRQSFQPANDQVRNQWQEIWRRATSEELLSSELSSALGLES; the protein is encoded by the coding sequence GTGGCGGATACACTCATCACGGTTGCGATGTCGGTGCATAATGGGGCTAAGACTGTGAAAGCCGCAATCCATTCGGTGCTCTGGCAAACCTATCCTGACTGGGAATTGCTTGTAGTGAACGATGCCTCCACCGATGCTACCGGGCGTATTCTCCGCCAGTTCCAAGACCCCAGGATTCAGGTGATCGATGAACAGCAGCAGAAAGGCCTGGCGGTCAGGCTTAACCACTGTGTCATGCAAGCCCGCGGCCGGTATATTGCCAGGATGGATGCGGACGACATTGCCTATCCCGATCGGTTCGAGCGGCAATTTCGATATCTTGAGTCTCATCCCGAAGTCGATGTGCTCGGTCATGGAGCGGTGTTGTTCACGGACGCAGGGCGGGTGCTCGGAGTTTATCCCACAGCATGCACTCATGAGGAGATTTGTCGGCGCCCATGGTGGGGGTTCCCGCTTGCGCATCCGACGTGGATGGGCAAGCGGCTGTGGTTTACACACTATCGTTACGATGACGCGCTGACGAAAGGACAGGATCAGGACGTACTGCTCCGAAGCTACCGCACCAGCCGATTTGCCGCGCTTTCCGATCCGTTGCTGGGCTATCGAATAGAAGGTATCTCCGCAAGCAAATCATGGCGAGGACGTGTGAACTATTGCCGCCAGCTCGCCAGGCAGACCCACGATGCGTCCTCGGCATTTACGGCCATGCGAGGCATGCTGACGCATAGTCTTGCGTTGGGGCGTGATGTTTTATTGGAGACAACGGGATCATTGAGTCAACGATCTCGGCAATCGTTTCAGCCTGCGAACGACCAGGTGAGGAACCAGTGGCAGGAGATCTGGCGCCGTGCTACTTCCGAGGAGTTGTTGTCGAGTGAGTTGTCTTCTGCGTTAGGCCTGGAATCGTAA
- a CDS encoding Class I SAM-dependent methyltransferase (MaGe:77310251), which produces MNSRLRRLLAGSELFSFNVVRRDRWIARQAEQLSAGTKVLDVGAGSCPYRALFSHCEYLTQDLAPLRGDQLRHGGYGQLDYVSDLAAIPVPDGSFGAVLCTEVLEHHPEPIKVVHELARILAPGGTLILTAPLGSGIHQEPYHYYGGYTPWWYQRFLGEAGFDKVTVEPNEGSLRCFAQESLRFIQTTRPFKLPLPWLGQCVWIPMWLGLAPILGGMIPWACKYLDRFDFERRFTVGYHVTARRR; this is translated from the coding sequence GTGAATAGCCGCTTGCGTAGGCTGCTGGCCGGGAGCGAACTCTTCTCTTTCAACGTAGTCCGGCGCGATCGATGGATTGCGCGGCAGGCAGAGCAGCTGTCGGCTGGGACGAAAGTGTTAGATGTCGGCGCTGGGTCTTGTCCGTATCGCGCACTGTTCTCGCATTGCGAATATCTCACTCAGGACTTGGCGCCGTTGCGTGGGGACCAGCTGCGACACGGCGGCTATGGCCAGCTGGACTATGTGTCGGACCTCGCTGCGATTCCAGTTCCCGATGGGAGCTTCGGCGCGGTGCTATGCACGGAAGTGCTCGAACATCACCCCGAACCCATCAAAGTCGTGCATGAGCTTGCAAGAATTCTTGCGCCAGGGGGGACCTTGATCCTTACCGCGCCTCTTGGATCGGGGATTCATCAAGAGCCTTATCATTACTATGGAGGGTATACGCCCTGGTGGTATCAGCGATTTCTTGGCGAGGCGGGGTTTGACAAGGTCACGGTTGAACCTAACGAAGGATCCCTCCGCTGTTTCGCGCAAGAATCTTTACGGTTCATCCAAACGACAAGGCCGTTTAAATTGCCTCTTCCCTGGTTGGGCCAGTGTGTTTGGATTCCAATGTGGTTGGGGCTCGCGCCCATACTTGGCGGCATGATCCCATGGGCCTGCAAGTATTTGGATCGATTTGATTTTGAGCGGCGATTTACAGTGGGGTATCACGTGACTGCGCGGCGGCGGTAA
- a CDS encoding Glycosyl transferase family 2 (MaGe:77310249): protein MSGVGAATISIVTPTMNMERWLPLTIESVVSNMRQGDEYFVIDGGSTDTSAAIIKRYERHLAGWVSEPDKGYADALAKGFARATGDIFCWINAGDVLLPGALDAARAELANTDADMIFGDDFYIDEDHRVIFFSRGYVKNLQQAMLYGGWTPLQDACFWRRELYEKIGGMNRDLKYAADFELFLRMALHGTCRYVPLAFSAFRRHAGQKSISGSEAYRNERAEVRRRELVSAVGASLWKSLRLLWSFLTIRWRVYVMQRQWRRADLVGRQVNELRCGQYWPPAGTV from the coding sequence ATGAGCGGCGTGGGTGCGGCAACTATTTCGATTGTGACGCCCACGATGAATATGGAGCGCTGGCTTCCCCTGACGATCGAGTCGGTTGTTTCCAACATGCGGCAGGGTGATGAATATTTTGTCATTGATGGGGGATCGACGGATACGAGCGCTGCCATTATCAAACGTTACGAGCGGCACCTTGCCGGCTGGGTAAGCGAGCCGGATAAGGGTTACGCCGATGCTTTGGCCAAGGGATTCGCGCGAGCAACGGGCGACATTTTTTGTTGGATCAATGCTGGAGATGTATTGTTGCCTGGAGCGTTGGATGCGGCGCGCGCGGAGCTGGCGAATACCGATGCGGACATGATTTTTGGCGACGACTTCTACATTGATGAAGATCATCGCGTCATCTTTTTCAGTCGTGGCTACGTGAAGAATTTGCAGCAGGCCATGCTCTATGGCGGGTGGACGCCGTTACAGGATGCCTGTTTCTGGCGGCGTGAATTGTATGAGAAGATTGGAGGGATGAATCGCGATCTGAAATACGCGGCTGATTTCGAGCTGTTTCTTCGGATGGCGCTCCATGGAACCTGCCGATATGTTCCCCTGGCATTCAGTGCGTTTCGACGGCATGCCGGACAGAAGTCGATCTCGGGGTCCGAGGCATATCGGAATGAGCGTGCGGAGGTTCGCCGCCGTGAGTTGGTTTCTGCGGTAGGGGCTTCTCTCTGGAAATCCCTACGACTCCTGTGGAGTTTTCTCACGATTCGGTGGCGTGTCTATGTAATGCAGCGTCAGTGGCGTCGTGCTGATCTTGTGGGGCGTCAAGTCAACGAACTCCGTTGCGGGCAGTATTGGCCTCCTGCCGGCACGGTATGA
- a CDS encoding Glycosyltransferase involved in cell wall biosynthesis (MaGe:77310247): MIRVGFVLTFDATGWLGGVSYFRNLLSALASLPKPRIAPVVFAGQRTDSGVLAQFPSVQLVRSSLLDSGSVPWLLRRAVAKVLGRDVGLELLLKRHQVHALSHQGFLGGLGHIPILGWIPDFQECHLPEFFSPEEIAARTRKRCLFCRACSVVILSSRDATEDLERLDGSCAKHAKTLQFVADVAMPAQLDVMDVLRRLGVEPPYFHLPNQFWRHKNHGVVVEALRVLKARGVMARVVASGNTADHRQPGYFQALMRQAEEAGVKDRFLSVGTVPYADLVALMAGSVAVINPSRFEGWSTTVEEAKSLGKTVVLSDLRVHREQAPPRGQYFAPDDVDGLATAMENTLREYDPLVDRTRMREAQEALPNRRQTFARTFEDIVVEAVP; the protein is encoded by the coding sequence GTGATTCGGGTTGGATTTGTACTGACTTTCGATGCCACGGGTTGGCTTGGCGGGGTCAGTTATTTCCGGAATCTGCTGAGTGCGCTGGCGTCTCTCCCAAAGCCTCGCATTGCGCCAGTTGTTTTTGCGGGGCAACGCACTGACTCGGGTGTTCTTGCGCAGTTCCCGTCCGTACAGCTCGTCCGCTCCTCGCTGCTTGATTCGGGAAGCGTGCCCTGGCTATTGCGCCGGGCCGTCGCGAAGGTGCTTGGGAGAGATGTTGGACTCGAGCTTTTGCTCAAGAGACACCAAGTTCATGCCCTTTCGCACCAAGGTTTTTTGGGCGGGCTTGGACACATTCCTATCCTTGGCTGGATTCCCGACTTCCAAGAGTGCCATCTGCCGGAATTCTTTTCCCCTGAGGAAATCGCCGCGCGTACTCGCAAACGATGTCTTTTTTGCCGAGCCTGTTCGGTTGTAATCCTGTCGAGCCGTGATGCCACAGAGGATCTGGAGCGTCTGGATGGCTCCTGTGCAAAGCATGCGAAGACGCTCCAGTTTGTGGCGGATGTTGCGATGCCTGCTCAGCTTGACGTCATGGACGTTCTTCGCCGACTGGGCGTGGAGCCACCGTATTTTCATCTGCCCAACCAGTTCTGGCGGCATAAGAATCACGGTGTTGTCGTTGAGGCGCTTCGCGTCCTCAAGGCGCGCGGAGTGATGGCCCGTGTGGTTGCCTCAGGGAACACGGCAGATCATCGGCAGCCTGGATATTTCCAGGCGCTCATGCGCCAGGCCGAAGAGGCTGGCGTCAAGGATCGATTTCTCTCGGTCGGCACCGTGCCCTATGCCGATCTTGTGGCGTTGATGGCAGGCTCTGTGGCGGTGATCAATCCATCGCGTTTCGAAGGATGGAGCACCACCGTGGAAGAAGCCAAATCGTTGGGTAAAACTGTTGTGTTGTCCGATCTTCGCGTCCATCGGGAGCAAGCTCCTCCACGAGGGCAGTATTTTGCCCCCGATGATGTCGATGGGCTTGCAACGGCAATGGAGAACACGCTGCGCGAGTATGATCCGCTTGTTGATCGAACACGCATGCGAGAAGCCCAGGAAGCTCTGCCGAACCGCCGCCAGACATTTGCGAGAACATTTGAAGATATCGTGGTGGAGGCGGTTCCATGA